Proteins from one Anaerobranca californiensis DSM 14826 genomic window:
- a CDS encoding flagellar basal body-associated FliL family protein, translating into MEKEYTLFNLSFLIIVGLILIVLSASISYIVATRLVLPKNNGEVPKDDDIVDFTGITYNLGTFTTDLRDTNRTRIIKVDIYIELEDKKALQQIEERKIQLQDKIITILRSKSAEELKGNEGKQMLSDEIKIGLEKFLSYKIINVYFNEFIIAQ; encoded by the coding sequence ATGGAAAAAGAATATACATTGTTCAATTTGAGTTTTTTAATCATAGTAGGTCTTATTTTAATTGTCTTGTCAGCCTCTATATCTTATATAGTTGCAACGAGATTAGTTTTACCAAAAAACAATGGGGAAGTTCCTAAGGATGATGATATCGTTGATTTTACAGGAATAACCTATAATTTAGGGACATTTACTACAGATTTAAGGGATACAAACAGGACAAGGATAATAAAAGTTGATATCTATATTGAGTTGGAGGATAAAAAAGCCCTTCAACAAATAGAAGAAAGGAAAATACAGCTTCAAGATAAAATTATAACAATTTTAAGATCTAAAAGTGCTGAAGAATTAAAGGGAAATGAAGGAAAACAAATGTTAAGTGACGAAATTAAAATAGGGTTAGAAAAATTTTTGTCATACAAGATTATCAATGTCTATTTCAATGAATTTATTATAGCCCAATAA
- a CDS encoding OmpA family protein translates to MRRRNNQEESSSQHSWLLTYSDVITLVLCMFVMLYSFSTIDMQKFQQLVASLNQSLSGVLDGGKIIDIDDLDNLPKDEDQDENQKDQDDELLETYQQLVGLIKEYGLEDSIYVGIETKGIEIRFKDSILFDSGKADLKPSAFELLTKLTLILQKIDNEILVEGHTDNVPINTIIFPSNWELSAARAISVVKYFIDQGISPKRLGALGYGEFRPIATNKTAEGRQTNRRVNIIVLRSTEK, encoded by the coding sequence ATGAGGCGGCGGAATAATCAAGAAGAAAGTAGTAGTCAACATAGTTGGCTATTGACATATAGTGATGTCATTACTTTGGTTTTATGTATGTTTGTCATGCTATATTCCTTTTCAACCATAGATATGCAAAAATTCCAACAATTAGTAGCTTCCTTAAATCAAAGTCTATCAGGGGTTTTAGATGGTGGAAAAATAATAGATATTGATGATTTAGATAATTTGCCAAAAGATGAAGATCAAGATGAAAATCAGAAGGATCAAGATGATGAATTGTTAGAAACATACCAACAGCTTGTAGGTTTAATAAAGGAATACGGCTTAGAAGATAGTATTTATGTTGGCATAGAAACAAAGGGAATAGAAATCAGGTTTAAAGATAGTATCCTTTTTGATTCAGGTAAAGCAGATTTAAAACCAAGTGCCTTTGAACTTTTAACTAAACTAACATTGATTTTACAAAAAATAGATAATGAAATTTTAGTAGAGGGTCATACTGATAATGTTCCAATAAATACAATTATTTTCCCTTCCAATTGGGAATTGTCTGCAGCAAGGGCAATCTCTGTAGTTAAGTATTTTATAGATCAAGGGATTTCACCTAAAAGGTTAGGTGCTTTAGGGTATGGGGAGTTTCGCCCAATTGCCACAAATAAAACAGCGGAAGGAAGGCAGACAAATAGAAGGGTCAATATAATAGTTCTGCGGTCTACTGAAAAATAG
- a CDS encoding flagellar motor protein, with protein MLDLSTIIGLVSGIVLFLVALRAGGPLGTFYSTSSLLIVLGGTISAAIISYPLEQIKQMIKTIKKTISKNNFSSSEIITLMVRFSEKARREGLLSLEDEITEIEDNFIKKGVQLVVDGTDPELVRNILETELAFLEDRHKLGRGLFETMGSYAPAFGMAGTLIGLIRMLENLDNPDTIGPGLAVALITTFYGVILANLFFNPLAAKLKVKSSEEILLKEVVIEGLLSIQAGENPRIVEEKLKAFLAPSDRENLKNKKAGDDLNEAAE; from the coding sequence ATGCTGGATTTATCAACAATAATTGGACTTGTTAGTGGTATTGTACTGTTTTTGGTTGCCCTAAGGGCTGGTGGGCCACTGGGAACATTTTACTCTACATCTTCTTTGCTAATTGTTTTAGGTGGGACAATTAGTGCAGCTATAATTAGTTATCCTCTAGAACAAATAAAGCAAATGATTAAAACTATTAAAAAGACAATAAGTAAAAATAACTTTTCTTCAAGTGAAATTATTACCTTAATGGTCAGATTTTCCGAAAAGGCGAGGCGGGAAGGTTTGCTTTCCTTAGAAGATGAAATAACAGAAATAGAAGATAATTTTATTAAAAAAGGTGTACAATTGGTAGTTGATGGTACTGACCCGGAATTAGTTAGAAATATTTTAGAAACAGAACTTGCCTTTTTAGAAGATAGGCATAAATTAGGTAGAGGACTGTTTGAGACTATGGGTTCTTATGCCCCAGCCTTTGGAATGGCGGGAACTTTAATTGGTCTAATTAGGATGTTAGAAAATCTAGATAACCCAGACACTATTGGTCCTGGGCTAGCAGTAGCTTTAATAACAACTTTTTATGGCGTGATTTTAGCTAATCTCTTCTTTAATCCTTTAGCTGCAAAATTAAAGGTGAAAAGTAGTGAAGAAATTTTGCTCAAGGAAGTTGTTATTGAGGGTTTATTATCTATTCAAGCAGGGGAAAACCCACGGATCGTAGAAGAAAAATTGAAAGCCTTTTTAGCTCCTAGCGATAGGGAAAACTTAAAAAATAAGAAAGCTGGAGATGATCTAAATGAGGCGGCGGAATAA
- a CDS encoding flagellar FlbD family protein, producing the protein MIQVTRLNDKKYYLNCDLIEIIESTPDTVITLTNGKKFVVKESCEEVVNEVIKFKRRIFGPESEV; encoded by the coding sequence ATGATACAAGTAACTAGATTAAATGATAAAAAATATTATTTAAACTGTGATTTGATTGAGATTATTGAAAGTACCCCTGATACAGTTATAACTCTCACAAATGGCAAAAAATTTGTAGTTAAAGAAAGTTGTGAAGAAGTAGTAAATGAAGTGATAAAATTTAAAAGACGGATCTTTGGACCTGAGAGTGAGGTGTAA
- a CDS encoding flagellar hook-basal body complex protein: protein MLRSLFSGVSGLRNHQTRMDVIGNNIANVNTLAYKTSQVNFKDIFSQTLRGAAAPAGGRGGTNPMQVGLGVSIANISVNHTQGSLQSTGKITDLGIEGDGFFIVSVGNEKYYTRAGNFELDSEGYLVSATNGYYLLRGDIPLDENGEPLAGTLDEVSIDERRIQIPADAIFIIDQRGDVNIVEEDGSLTRIATIGLAKFNNPAGLLKTGDNLYVPSNNSGLAIEGIPGENGSGSIMPGTLEMSNVDLAQEFTDMIITQRGFQANSRIITVSDEILNELINLKR from the coding sequence ATGTTAAGATCGTTATTTTCAGGTGTAAGTGGATTAAGAAATCATCAAACGAGGATGGATGTCATTGGTAACAATATCGCCAATGTCAATACATTAGCATACAAAACTAGTCAAGTGAATTTTAAAGATATCTTTAGTCAAACATTAAGGGGTGCAGCTGCCCCTGCAGGTGGTAGAGGAGGAACAAACCCAATGCAAGTGGGGTTGGGGGTATCTATCGCTAATATTTCTGTAAACCATACCCAAGGGAGTTTACAGTCAACGGGTAAAATTACCGACCTTGGTATAGAAGGAGATGGCTTTTTTATAGTTTCCGTTGGAAATGAAAAGTATTATACCAGGGCAGGTAACTTTGAACTGGATAGTGAAGGTTATTTAGTATCAGCCACCAATGGTTATTACCTATTAAGGGGTGATATTCCTTTAGATGAAAATGGTGAACCTTTAGCTGGAACATTAGATGAAGTTTCTATTGATGAAAGGCGGATTCAAATTCCAGCAGATGCTATTTTTATCATTGACCAAAGGGGAGATGTCAACATAGTAGAAGAAGATGGAAGTTTAACTAGAATTGCCACAATAGGTTTAGCTAAATTTAATAACCCGGCAGGGCTTTTAAAAACCGGTGATAATCTATACGTTCCTTCAAATAACTCTGGATTAGCAATTGAAGGTATTCCAGGGGAAAATGGTTCTGGTAGTATTATGCCTGGTACTTTAGAAATGTCTAATGTTGATTTAGCTCAAGAGTTTACCGATATGATAATCACCCAAAGGGGATTTCAAGCTAATTCAAGGATAATTACCGTCTCTGATGAAATTTTAAATGAATTGATAAATCTTAAAAGGTAA
- a CDS encoding TIGR02530 family flagellar biosynthesis protein: MSKIINPHLLPFNQQRDKLINSNIKSENFKSVFQQELANLTISKHANERLEKRGINLDKTELAKLNLAMDKLKEKGSKDSLVLLNGNAYIVNPQKRVIITAINKENLKEKIFTEIDSALIL, translated from the coding sequence ATGTCAAAGATAATTAACCCTCATTTATTACCCTTTAATCAACAAAGGGATAAATTAATTAATTCTAATATTAAATCTGAAAACTTTAAAAGTGTCTTTCAACAAGAACTGGCTAATTTAACAATATCAAAACATGCCAATGAACGATTAGAAAAAAGGGGAATTAACTTAGATAAAACTGAATTGGCCAAACTTAATTTGGCTATGGACAAGCTCAAAGAAAAGGGTAGTAAGGATTCTTTGGTGTTGTTAAATGGTAATGCCTATATTGTAAATCCTCAAAAAAGGGTGATTATCACTGCCATAAACAAGGAAAATTTAAAAGAAAAAATTTTTACAGAGATTGATAGTGCCTTAATACTTTAA
- a CDS encoding flagellar hook capping FlgD N-terminal domain-containing protein: MKIQGNTVTNYQKINETGTFTQGDFLKVLVAQLKYQDPLSPTNDKEFMAQMAQFSSLEQMVNLNNNFSKMYYLLGIGFDSVNAFNLVGKYVEIQTGDQIISGLVDKVLQKKGEFFVEVNSKEYKLTEIISVSRGDENVKDN; this comes from the coding sequence ATGAAAATTCAAGGGAATACTGTTACTAATTATCAAAAAATCAATGAAACAGGTACCTTTACACAAGGGGATTTTTTAAAGGTTCTAGTAGCTCAACTTAAGTATCAGGATCCCCTATCACCAACTAATGATAAAGAATTTATGGCTCAAATGGCCCAATTTAGCTCATTAGAACAAATGGTTAATTTAAATAACAATTTTTCTAAAATGTATTATCTTTTAGGGATTGGTTTTGACTCAGTGAATGCCTTTAACTTAGTAGGGAAGTATGTAGAAATCCAAACTGGGGACCAGATTATTTCGGGATTAGTAGATAAAGTATTACAAAAAAAGGGAGAATTTTTTGTTGAAGTAAATTCTAAGGAATATAAGTTGACTGAGATCATTTCCGTATCTAGGGGGGATGAAAATGTCAAAGATAATTAA
- a CDS encoding flagellar hook-length control protein FliK — translation MKVEFAPLHLLPWDKKNNGEESDLSFLTLFQQQLIHPLQQIEIIELEDGENFSLQTIEANLKADNNLLVNYHQDQGQNLNVNQYKGQLQQLIPQLNLKLFNKDNPPPNPEEIWISSENFNNIDFEKSKIDTNVQISWQKFKTGLFYRSEGNIKEVNIPEVVKAEEEKKINFFNQGNVEIKEIKRDDGNDTHFLNSVNELTITSTQNPHMIDSFNTKDNIQNLVYSSTELLKQDFQVVKEKGMTKTTIKLYPEELGEVNIHLSLDKGVLNIRIVATEQLGFNYLKDNEQELQQRLINNSFDFDQVNLEFAMDDYSGNEHKGRNEHQPFSRFNLKIEDLEVPQQISDLIRTKYNYKI, via the coding sequence GTGAAAGTAGAATTTGCTCCATTACACCTTTTGCCATGGGATAAAAAGAACAATGGGGAAGAAAGTGATTTGTCCTTTTTAACATTGTTTCAACAACAGTTAATACACCCTTTACAACAAATAGAAATAATAGAACTTGAAGATGGAGAAAATTTTTCTTTACAAACAATTGAGGCTAATTTAAAAGCAGATAATAATCTTTTGGTTAACTATCACCAAGATCAAGGACAAAACCTAAATGTAAATCAATACAAAGGGCAACTTCAGCAGCTAATCCCTCAATTAAATTTGAAACTATTCAACAAAGATAATCCTCCCCCAAACCCTGAAGAGATATGGATATCTAGTGAAAACTTTAACAATATTGATTTTGAAAAGTCAAAAATAGACACCAATGTCCAAATATCCTGGCAAAAGTTTAAAACAGGTCTCTTTTATCGAAGTGAAGGTAATATAAAAGAAGTTAATATTCCTGAAGTAGTAAAGGCTGAAGAGGAAAAAAAAATTAATTTTTTTAATCAAGGTAATGTCGAAATTAAAGAAATTAAAAGGGATGATGGTAATGATACCCACTTTTTAAACAGTGTTAATGAGCTGACAATAACTTCTACTCAAAATCCCCATATGATAGATTCTTTTAATACAAAAGATAATATCCAAAATTTAGTCTATTCATCAACGGAACTTTTAAAGCAAGATTTCCAAGTTGTTAAAGAAAAAGGGATGACAAAAACTACTATCAAGCTTTACCCAGAAGAATTAGGGGAAGTAAATATCCACCTTTCCTTAGATAAAGGGGTATTAAACATTAGAATTGTGGCAACAGAACAATTGGGATTTAATTATTTAAAGGATAATGAGCAAGAACTACAGCAACGGTTGATCAATAACTCCTTTGACTTTGACCAGGTTAATTTAGAATTTGCTATGGATGACTATAGTGGAAATGAACATAAAGGCAGAAATGAACATCAACCCTTTAGCCGATTTAATTTAAAAATAGAAGATTTAGAGGTACCACAACAAATATCTGACTTAATTAGAACTAAATACAATTATAAAATTTAG
- a CDS encoding MotE family protein has product MNSVPKIKAIFYIVIVPLLIGSVIFTLLAGSLGLIKIPFLKITDHNEQIEELNKQILSYEDTIESLRKVIENQKNEIAKIKQDYIKKEQELLNREKELKEFQLQLEAWEENIKSEQQRLENLAKNFSQMRAKDAAAILTHMPDEEIIKILKFMTSQKVSEILSALDSQRAAALILRMM; this is encoded by the coding sequence ATGAATAGTGTTCCAAAAATAAAAGCGATCTTTTACATTGTAATAGTTCCCCTTTTAATAGGATCAGTTATTTTTACTTTATTAGCAGGAAGTTTAGGGCTGATTAAAATCCCTTTTTTAAAAATTACCGATCATAATGAGCAAATAGAAGAGCTGAATAAGCAAATTTTAAGTTATGAAGATACTATCGAATCACTGCGAAAAGTTATAGAAAATCAAAAAAATGAAATTGCTAAGATTAAACAAGATTATATAAAAAAAGAACAAGAATTATTAAACAGAGAGAAGGAATTAAAGGAATTCCAATTACAATTAGAGGCATGGGAAGAAAACATAAAATCAGAACAACAACGGTTAGAAAATCTAGCAAAAAACTTTTCCCAAATGCGGGCAAAGGATGCTGCAGCTATTTTAACACACATGCCTGATGAGGAGATAATTAAGATTTTAAAGTTTATGACCTCCCAAAAAGTATCAGAAATATTATCCGCTTTAGACAGTCAACGGGCTGCAGCCCTAATCCTTAGAATGATGTAA
- a CDS encoding flagellar export protein FliJ, whose protein sequence is MQKFNFKLQKLLDYKKTLLDEQVSKISVLNKEISDCQKKIDDINERIATLSKVIFEKNKVVTGDFLFIHKRYINDLKSLMDNLIRQKGLLEKNLQQVKDKAISLQKEFKIISTLKEKKFVEYKQQLDYQQQTILDDLVVSRKFLGGA, encoded by the coding sequence ATGCAAAAGTTTAATTTTAAGCTCCAAAAATTGTTAGATTATAAAAAAACTTTATTAGATGAACAAGTGAGTAAAATCAGTGTTTTAAACAAAGAAATTAGTGATTGTCAAAAAAAAATTGACGATATAAATGAAAGGATAGCAACTTTATCTAAAGTCATTTTTGAAAAAAATAAGGTAGTAACTGGGGACTTTTTATTTATCCATAAAAGGTATATAAATGATTTAAAGTCTCTGATGGATAATCTAATTAGACAAAAAGGGTTATTAGAAAAAAATTTGCAACAGGTAAAAGATAAAGCAATATCTTTACAAAAGGAGTTTAAAATTATTAGCACATTAAAGGAAAAGAAGTTTGTTGAATATAAACAACAACTGGATTATCAGCAGCAAACAATTCTTGACGATTTAGTGGTAAGTAGGAAGTTTTTAGGAGGGGCTTAA
- the fliI gene encoding flagellar protein export ATPase FliI — translation MPSNLLHIDKIKKRIDNLPLLRPMGVIEEIVGLVIKCRGPWGNIGDTCIIRNSKGNEIYGEIVGFQHNTTLIMPLSEIFDIGPGCKVECLGHGMKVLVGESLLGRVLNGLGQPIDDLPNPDDLTPFNVMNHPPNPLTRPRITDILPVGIKAIDGLLTVGKGQRMGIFAGSGVGKSTLLGMIARNTQAEINVIALIGERGREVKDFIERDLGEEGLKRSVLIVATSDQPPLVRLKAAFVAMAIAEYFRDNNKDVMLLMDSVTRLAMAQREIGLSLGEPPTSRGYTPSVFALLPKLFERCGTSHRGTITGFFTVLVDGDDFNEPITDAVRGILDGHIFLSRKLAAQNHYPAIDILNSISRLMSEIVTSQHLNSAGNLRKLLANYYNAEDLINIGAYKTGSNKDIDESIKKINKIRDFLQQKVEEKYSFDEIMLKLESI, via the coding sequence ATGCCTAGTAATCTGTTACATATTGATAAGATAAAAAAAAGAATAGATAATCTACCACTATTAAGACCCATGGGAGTTATTGAAGAAATAGTAGGTTTAGTTATAAAGTGTAGGGGACCATGGGGTAATATAGGGGATACTTGTATTATCCGAAATTCCAAGGGAAATGAAATTTACGGGGAAATAGTGGGATTTCAGCATAATACGACGTTAATAATGCCTTTAAGTGAAATATTCGACATAGGTCCAGGATGTAAAGTTGAATGTTTAGGCCATGGAATGAAGGTCTTAGTAGGAGAGAGTTTGCTTGGTAGAGTGTTAAATGGATTGGGGCAACCAATTGATGATTTGCCTAATCCCGATGATTTAACACCATTTAATGTCATGAACCACCCCCCTAATCCATTGACACGGCCGAGGATTACAGATATTTTACCTGTTGGGATTAAAGCAATCGATGGACTATTAACGGTAGGGAAAGGGCAAAGGATGGGTATCTTTGCAGGAAGTGGTGTTGGTAAAAGTACTTTGCTGGGTATGATTGCAAGAAATACTCAAGCAGAGATCAATGTCATAGCTTTAATAGGTGAAAGGGGTAGAGAGGTAAAGGATTTTATTGAGAGGGATTTAGGAGAAGAGGGGTTAAAAAGAAGTGTATTAATAGTAGCGACTTCAGACCAACCTCCTTTGGTGAGATTAAAAGCTGCCTTTGTTGCTATGGCTATAGCTGAATATTTTAGAGATAACAATAAAGATGTAATGTTACTTATGGACTCTGTTACAAGGCTAGCTATGGCTCAAAGGGAAATTGGCTTATCTTTAGGAGAGCCCCCTACTAGTAGAGGTTATACACCATCAGTTTTTGCGTTGTTACCAAAGTTATTTGAAAGATGTGGTACCAGTCACAGGGGAACTATAACTGGCTTTTTCACCGTTTTAGTAGATGGTGATGATTTTAACGAACCTATAACCGATGCCGTTAGGGGAATATTAGATGGTCATATCTTTTTATCCCGTAAATTAGCTGCTCAAAATCATTACCCTGCTATAGATATTCTTAATAGTATTTCAAGGTTAATGTCGGAAATAGTAACATCACAGCATTTAAACTCTGCCGGTAATTTAAGGAAGTTGTTAGCAAACTATTATAATGCTGAAGATTTAATAAATATAGGAGCATATAAGACAGGGAGTAATAAAGATATCGACGAATCTATTAAAAAAATCAATAAAATTAGGGATTTTCTCCAACAAAAAGTAGAAGAAAAATACTCCTTTGATGAAATAATGTTAAAGCTGGAAAGTATTTAA
- a CDS encoding FliH/SctL family protein, whose amino-acid sequence MSKIIKGNFAKAIDYKKIETLKFPLIKDDGIKNIEEKSQNIDYEGLIQQALREKEAILQQGHQEAQYLREQAIEEGFQKGYQEGFNQGKEKLLHLETKFIQSFNNLVAEFESYKEKALKEASTEVQEIALYITKKLINQLVEDKVDLIVDLYKLLLPVVSDKKIIEVVTNPQDNDILTEYFNFTGENGIKVSPSQQIPKGSIKIITEQGYIVYDLKQKLDEIIKELRMLNA is encoded by the coding sequence TTGTCTAAGATAATCAAAGGAAACTTTGCCAAGGCAATAGACTATAAAAAAATTGAAACACTAAAATTTCCTTTAATAAAAGATGATGGAATAAAAAATATTGAAGAAAAGTCTCAGAATATAGATTATGAAGGGTTAATCCAACAAGCTCTGAGGGAGAAGGAAGCTATATTACAACAAGGACATCAAGAAGCCCAATATTTAAGGGAGCAAGCAATAGAAGAAGGGTTTCAAAAAGGATATCAAGAGGGGTTTAATCAAGGGAAAGAAAAACTTCTTCATTTAGAAACAAAATTTATTCAGTCTTTTAATAATTTAGTGGCAGAATTTGAATCATATAAAGAGAAAGCCTTGAAAGAGGCAAGTACAGAAGTCCAAGAAATAGCTTTATATATTACTAAAAAATTAATAAATCAGTTGGTAGAAGATAAAGTAGATTTAATTGTAGATCTTTATAAATTACTCCTTCCTGTGGTTTCCGATAAAAAAATAATTGAGGTAGTTACAAATCCCCAAGATAATGACATACTAACAGAATATTTTAATTTTACGGGAGAGAATGGGATAAAAGTATCTCCATCCCAACAGATTCCCAAAGGGTCAATTAAAATAATTACTGAACAGGGATATATAGTATATGATTTAAAACAAAAGTTAGATGAGATTATTAAGGAATTGAGGATGTTAAATGCCTAG
- the fliG gene encoding flagellar motor switch protein FliG, protein MLRQQGISGKKKAAILLISLGPEVSAEIFKHLTDEEIEQLTLEIANARKISNEERDAILQEFQELCMAQEFITQGGIQYAKEVLERALGNQKALDIISRLTATLQVKPFDFVRKADPQQLLNYLSNEHPQTIALVLSFLQPEQAAIVLSGLSPEKQSDIVRRIAQMDRTSPEVIREVEGILEQKLSSLSNQDYTRAGGIDVIVDIINKVDRGTEKTIFENLEIEDPELAEEIRRKMFVFDDIILLDDRSVQRVLREVSNQELALSLKIAPEQVSSKIFKNMSKRQAELIKEEMEYMGPVRLRDIEEAQQKIVNLIRKLEDTGEIIIARGGGGDEIIV, encoded by the coding sequence ATGTTGAGGCAACAAGGAATTTCAGGGAAGAAAAAAGCTGCCATTTTATTAATTAGTTTAGGACCTGAAGTTTCTGCGGAAATTTTTAAGCATTTAACCGATGAAGAAATTGAGCAACTTACCCTAGAAATTGCCAATGCGAGGAAAATAAGCAATGAAGAAAGGGATGCCATTTTACAAGAATTTCAAGAACTATGTATGGCTCAAGAATTTATTACCCAAGGTGGCATTCAGTACGCAAAGGAAGTTTTAGAACGGGCTTTAGGTAACCAAAAAGCTTTGGATATCATTAGTAGGTTAACTGCTACATTACAGGTTAAGCCCTTTGACTTTGTCAGAAAAGCAGATCCTCAACAATTGTTAAATTATTTATCTAATGAGCATCCACAGACTATAGCACTAGTCCTTTCCTTTTTACAACCGGAACAGGCAGCTATTGTTTTATCTGGTTTATCCCCTGAAAAACAAAGTGATATTGTTAGAAGAATTGCCCAGATGGATCGAACATCACCGGAAGTTATCAGGGAAGTTGAAGGTATTTTAGAGCAAAAACTTTCTTCATTGTCAAACCAGGATTATACAAGGGCTGGAGGAATCGATGTTATTGTTGATATAATTAATAAAGTTGATAGAGGAACTGAAAAAACAATTTTTGAGAATTTGGAAATTGAAGATCCAGAGCTAGCGGAAGAAATCCGGAGAAAGATGTTTGTCTTTGATGATATAATCCTCTTAGACGACAGGTCAGTACAAAGGGTATTAAGGGAAGTAAGTAATCAAGAACTTGCTTTATCACTGAAGATTGCTCCAGAACAGGTTTCTAGTAAGATATTTAAAAATATGTCCAAACGTCAAGCTGAGTTAATCAAAGAAGAAATGGAGTATATGGGACCAGTTCGTTTGAGGGATATCGAAGAAGCCCAACAAAAAATAGTTAATCTCATTAGAAAACTAGAAGACACTGGTGAGATTATTATCGCCCGTGGTGGGGGAGGGGATGAAATAATTGTCTAA
- the fliF gene encoding flagellar basal-body MS-ring/collar protein FliF, translated as MNLVNGNIAEQLKEFWTTKSAKDKTKIIAIIFFTITTLTMSSLLLFTSDLETVFTNLSSQDVAEITMKLRERNIKYKVVDGGTGIQVPKDLADDVRIQMASLQLPRNSGVIGYELLENISRFAPESERQMLYLQALQGEIRRTIELFEEVTRAQVLITLPKDSIYIREREPAKAAVTLFLKPGVRLSPSQISGIKHLVAHSVEGLTYDNVFLTDQNMRPLDGDFSNDYTDVNENIRKNMQIKEEFEINLQNSLTSLLKLYYGEVAVKVNAELNFDRLVKETQLFDPLTNGERIIRSMEVLEEYYRNYGEYTPSDGEIPYYPGLNDGSSEAERRQEIINYEINQVKEHLVVAPGAVKRLSVAVMLNKELEDEEKEVIRDFIAVAAGLDTINRMDQISVIGKEFTPSDGEIEQPPITIKMPWLTKDVALILGTILGAIVVLGLLLFRNKKNDYEIPPIAAATDINEEELEINPKDKTESLKRLAKKNPEGFSKVLRTWLAEE; from the coding sequence ATGAATCTAGTAAACGGGAATATAGCTGAGCAGTTAAAGGAATTCTGGACTACAAAATCAGCTAAAGATAAAACAAAAATTATAGCAATTATATTTTTTACTATTACCACATTAACAATGTCTTCCCTATTGTTGTTCACTTCAGACTTAGAAACTGTTTTTACAAATTTAAGCAGTCAAGATGTAGCTGAAATAACAATGAAGCTTAGAGAAAGAAATATAAAATATAAAGTTGTAGATGGTGGTACGGGAATTCAAGTTCCTAAAGACTTAGCAGATGATGTTCGCATACAAATGGCCAGTTTACAATTGCCTAGAAATTCTGGGGTAATTGGTTATGAATTGCTAGAAAATATCAGCCGTTTTGCACCGGAATCTGAAAGGCAGATGTTATATCTTCAAGCTTTACAAGGAGAGATCCGTAGAACTATTGAGTTATTTGAAGAAGTTACTAGGGCTCAAGTTCTCATTACTCTCCCTAAAGATTCTATATACATACGGGAACGGGAACCAGCTAAAGCTGCTGTAACGTTATTTCTTAAACCTGGGGTTAGATTAAGCCCAAGTCAAATAAGTGGAATTAAACATTTAGTTGCCCATAGTGTTGAAGGGTTAACTTATGATAATGTTTTTTTAACAGATCAAAATATGCGACCTTTAGATGGTGATTTTTCCAATGATTACACTGATGTTAATGAAAACATTAGAAAAAATATGCAGATAAAAGAAGAGTTTGAAATCAACTTACAAAATAGTTTAACTTCATTATTGAAACTATATTACGGTGAAGTAGCTGTTAAAGTAAATGCTGAGTTGAATTTTGATAGATTAGTAAAGGAAACTCAACTATTTGATCCATTGACCAATGGGGAAAGAATAATAAGAAGTATGGAAGTATTAGAGGAATACTATCGTAATTATGGTGAATATACACCAAGTGATGGAGAAATACCTTATTATCCTGGCCTCAATGATGGCAGTAGTGAAGCTGAGCGTCGGCAAGAAATTATTAATTATGAAATAAATCAAGTCAAGGAGCATTTAGTTGTAGCTCCTGGAGCAGTAAAACGGTTATCAGTGGCAGTAATGCTCAACAAAGAATTGGAAGATGAAGAAAAGGAAGTTATAAGGGATTTTATAGCTGTTGCTGCAGGCCTTGATACAATAAACAGAATGGATCAAATAAGTGTTATAGGTAAAGAATTTACCCCTTCAGATGGAGAAATAGAGCAACCGCCAATAACAATTAAAATGCCTTGGTTAACTAAAGATGTGGCATTAATTTTAGGCACTATCTTAGGGGCAATAGTGGTATTAGGGTTATTGTTATTCCGTAACAAGAAGAATGATTATGAGATACCTCCTATTGCGGCAGCTACAGATATAAATGAAGAAGAACTAGAAATTAATCCAAAGGATAAAACAGAATCTTTAAAGAGACTAGCGAAAAAGAATCCAGAAGGATTTTCCAAAGTTTTAAGAACTTGGCTAGCGGAGGAATAG